One Sphingomonas endolithica DNA segment encodes these proteins:
- a CDS encoding MarR family winged helix-turn-helix transcriptional regulator, giving the protein MTAAPDSDVADLLRAAAGAAHQALSRAVLPHGVTAAEWTLMRELRAAGAVSQTRLADRLGMTRGAISKLVDRLVAKRLLVRGRGGGGDRRVQIIGLTGAGALLVPKLAVVTSAVEAALFADLPLDERGTLAAALKRVAGGAIED; this is encoded by the coding sequence ATGACCGCTGCCCCGGATAGCGACGTCGCCGACCTGCTCCGCGCCGCCGCCGGCGCGGCACATCAAGCTTTGTCCCGCGCTGTCCTGCCACACGGCGTTACCGCCGCCGAATGGACATTGATGCGCGAGTTGCGCGCGGCGGGTGCGGTGTCGCAGACCCGGCTAGCGGATCGGCTGGGGATGACGCGGGGAGCGATCTCGAAACTGGTGGATCGATTGGTCGCTAAGCGGCTGCTGGTGCGCGGGCGCGGTGGGGGCGGCGATCGGCGCGTGCAGATCATCGGCCTGACCGGCGCAGGGGCATTGCTCGTGCCGAAGCTGGCGGTCGTCACCAGCGCTGTGGAGGCGGCACTCTTCGCGGATTTGCCACTCGACGAACGCGGTACGCTGGCCGCGGCGCTAAAAAGAGTAGCCGGCGGCGCAATCGAAGACTGA
- a CDS encoding F0F1 ATP synthase subunit delta — protein MEHSGGIQASLSGRYATALFELARDAKAIDMVEASLTRVRAAIDQSPEFAELIVNPIVSRSAAAKAIAASAELIDIDETTEKFLGVLAQNRRLAQLPAVIRAFRSLAADHRGETTAEVVSAHPLSETQVDALKDQLRARVGRDVAVDLSVDPSLLGGLVVKIGSQMIDSSIKTRLNTLAHAMKG, from the coding sequence GTGGAGCATTCCGGCGGTATTCAAGCAAGCTTAAGCGGCCGCTATGCCACCGCATTGTTCGAGCTCGCGCGCGATGCGAAGGCGATCGACATGGTCGAGGCGAGCCTCACGCGTGTCCGCGCCGCGATCGACCAGTCGCCCGAATTCGCCGAGCTGATCGTCAACCCGATCGTCTCGCGCAGCGCCGCGGCCAAGGCGATCGCCGCTTCGGCCGAGCTGATCGATATCGACGAGACGACCGAGAAATTTCTGGGCGTCCTCGCGCAGAATCGCCGCCTGGCGCAGCTCCCCGCCGTGATCCGCGCCTTCCGCAGCCTCGCCGCCGATCATCGCGGTGAGACGACGGCGGAAGTCGTCTCGGCGCATCCCCTCTCCGAAACCCAGGTCGATGCGCTGAAGGATCAGCTGCGCGCCCGGGTCGGTCGTGACGTTGCCGTCGACCTGTCGGTCGATCCTTCCCTGCTTGGCGGACTGGTCGTGAAGATCGGTTCGCAGATGATCGACAGCTCGATCAAAACCCGTCTCAATACCCTCGCGCATGCGATGAAAGGCTAA
- the atpA gene encoding F0F1 ATP synthase subunit alpha, whose amino-acid sequence MDIRAAEISKVIKDQIASFGTEAQVSETGQVLSVGDGIARIHGLDNVQAGEMVEFANGVQGMALNLEADNVGVVIFGSDSEIKEGDVVKRTGTIVDVPVGKGLLGRVVDGLGNPIDGKGPIVSDERSRVERKAPGIIPRTSVSEPVQTGLKAIDALVPVGRGQRELIIGDRQTGKSAVAIDAFINQKAAHAGTDEKQKLYCIYVAIGQKRSTVAQIVKTLEENGAMEYSIVIAATASEPAPMQFLAPYTGAAMGEYFRDNGMHALIVYDDLSKQAVAYRQMSLLLRRPPGREAYPGDVFYLHSRLLERAAKMNDENGGGSLTALPIIETQAGDVSAYIPTNVISITDGQIFLETDLFFAGIRPAINVGLSVSRVGSAAQTKAMKKVSGSIKLELAQYREMAAFAQFGSDLDASTQKLLNRGARLTELLKQAQFAPMPFEEQTASIFAGTNGYLDTVPVDSVVRYEQAMLADLRANHPEVLAKIRDTRDLGDEAKSGLKSALDAFAKTFA is encoded by the coding sequence ATGGACATCCGCGCCGCTGAAATCTCGAAGGTCATCAAGGACCAGATCGCCAGCTTTGGCACCGAAGCACAGGTCTCCGAAACCGGCCAGGTGCTGTCGGTCGGCGACGGCATCGCGCGCATCCACGGGCTGGACAATGTCCAGGCCGGCGAGATGGTCGAATTCGCCAATGGCGTGCAGGGCATGGCGCTCAACCTCGAGGCCGACAATGTCGGCGTCGTGATCTTCGGGTCGGATTCCGAGATCAAGGAAGGCGACGTCGTCAAGCGCACCGGCACGATCGTCGACGTCCCCGTCGGCAAGGGCCTGCTCGGGCGCGTCGTCGACGGCCTTGGCAACCCGATCGACGGCAAGGGCCCGATCGTCTCCGACGAGCGCAGCCGTGTCGAGCGCAAGGCACCGGGCATCATTCCGCGCACCTCGGTCAGCGAGCCGGTGCAGACCGGCCTCAAGGCGATCGACGCGCTCGTCCCCGTCGGCCGCGGCCAGCGCGAGCTGATCATCGGCGATCGCCAGACCGGCAAGTCGGCCGTCGCAATCGACGCGTTCATCAATCAGAAGGCAGCGCATGCCGGCACCGACGAGAAGCAGAAACTGTACTGCATCTATGTCGCGATCGGCCAGAAGCGCTCGACCGTCGCACAGATCGTCAAGACGCTCGAAGAGAATGGCGCGATGGAATATTCCATCGTCATCGCCGCGACCGCGTCCGAGCCGGCGCCGATGCAGTTCCTCGCCCCCTATACCGGTGCGGCGATGGGCGAATATTTCCGCGACAACGGCATGCACGCGCTGATCGTGTATGACGATCTCTCCAAGCAGGCGGTCGCCTATCGCCAGATGTCGCTGTTGCTGCGCCGCCCGCCGGGCCGCGAAGCCTATCCCGGCGACGTCTTCTATCTGCACAGCCGCCTGCTTGAGCGTGCGGCGAAGATGAACGACGAGAATGGCGGCGGTTCGCTGACGGCACTGCCGATCATCGAGACGCAGGCCGGCGACGTCTCGGCCTATATCCCGACGAACGTGATCTCGATCACCGACGGCCAGATCTTCCTCGAAACCGATCTGTTCTTCGCCGGCATCCGCCCGGCGATCAACGTCGGCCTGTCGGTCAGCCGCGTCGGCTCGGCCGCGCAGACCAAGGCGATGAAGAAGGTGTCGGGCTCGATCAAGCTTGAGCTCGCGCAGTATCGTGAAATGGCCGCGTTCGCGCAGTTCGGCTCGGATCTCGACGCCAGCACGCAGAAGCTGCTCAACCGCGGCGCGCGCCTCACCGAACTGCTCAAGCAGGCGCAGTTCGCGCCGATGCCGTTCGAGGAGCAGACCGCCTCCATCTTCGCCGGCACCAACGGCTATCTCGATACCGTGCCGGTCGACTCGGTGGTGCGCTATGAACAGGCGATGCTCGCCGATCTGCGCGCCAACCATCCTGAGGTGCTGGCCAAGATCCGCGACACGCGCGATCTCGGCGACGAAGCGAAGTCGGGGCTCAAGTCGGCGCTCGACGCCTTCGCGAAGACGTTTGCGTAA
- a CDS encoding F0F1 ATP synthase subunit gamma, which translates to MASLKALKVRIGSVKSTQKITKAMKMVAAAKLRRAQEAAVAGRPYAERLDAVMASLASKVGVSEGSPKLLAGTGSDQVHLIIVATSERGLAGAFNSNIVRAARRKALELEQQGKTVKFYLAGKKGRVLRRFFPTQIAHDHEMSQIKKLAFSDAREIADDVAARFEAGEFDIAHLFYARFQSALVQEATGRQIIPVALPEATGTATTSDAAVIYEPDEESILADLLPRNIAIQIFRALLENAASEQGSRMTAMDNATRNAGDMINKLTIQYNRTRQAAITTELVEIISGAEALK; encoded by the coding sequence ATGGCTAGTTTGAAGGCCCTAAAGGTCCGCATCGGCTCGGTGAAGTCGACGCAGAAGATCACCAAGGCGATGAAGATGGTCGCCGCCGCGAAACTGCGCCGCGCGCAGGAAGCGGCGGTCGCCGGTCGTCCCTATGCCGAGCGTCTCGATGCCGTAATGGCTAGCCTGGCGTCGAAGGTCGGCGTCAGCGAAGGTTCGCCCAAGCTGCTCGCCGGCACCGGCAGCGATCAGGTCCACCTGATCATCGTCGCGACGTCAGAGCGCGGCTTGGCCGGCGCCTTCAACTCGAACATCGTCCGCGCCGCCCGCCGCAAGGCGCTCGAGCTGGAACAGCAGGGCAAGACGGTGAAATTCTATCTCGCCGGCAAGAAGGGCCGCGTGCTGCGCCGCTTCTTCCCGACGCAGATCGCGCACGATCATGAAATGAGCCAGATCAAGAAGCTCGCCTTCAGCGACGCCCGCGAAATCGCCGACGACGTGGCCGCGCGCTTCGAGGCAGGCGAGTTCGACATCGCCCACCTGTTCTACGCCCGCTTCCAGTCGGCGCTGGTGCAGGAAGCCACCGGCCGCCAGATCATCCCCGTCGCGCTGCCCGAGGCGACCGGCACGGCAACCACCTCCGACGCCGCGGTGATCTACGAGCCCGACGAGGAGTCGATCCTCGCCGACCTGCTGCCGCGCAACATCGCGATCCAGATCTTCCGCGCTTTGCTCGAAAACGCCGCCTCGGAACAGGGCAGCCGCATGACCGCGATGGATAACGCCACGCGCAACGCCGGCGACATGATCAACAAGCTGACGATCCAGTATAACCGCACCCGCCAGGCCGCGATCACGACCGAGCTGGTGGAAATCATCTCCGGCGCCGAAGCGCTCAAGTAG
- the atpD gene encoding F0F1 ATP synthase subunit beta, whose protein sequence is MATAADTYAPAATTNNVGRISQVIGAVVDVTFNQGELPAILAALETDNNGNRLVLEVAQHLGENTVRTIAMDTTEGLTRGQTVTDTGSQIRVPVGPQTLGRILNVIGEPIDERGPVGHTQTMPIHASAPLFVDQSTESAILVTGIKVIDLLAPYAKGGKIGLFGGAGVGKTVLIQELINNIAKGHGGTSVFAGVGERTREGNDLYHEFLDAGVIAKDADGNPTPEGSKVALVFGQMNEPPGARARVALSGLTIAEYFRDVEGQDVLFFVDNIFRFTQAGSEVSALLGRIPSAVGYQPTLSTDMGALQERITSTNKGSITSVQAIYVPADDLTDPAPATSFAHLDATTNLNRAISELGIYPAVDPLDSTSRVLTPAIVGQEHYDTARRVQETLQKYKSLQDIIAILGMDELSEEDKSTVSRARKIQRFLSQPFHVAEVFTGISGKFVQVEDTVRSFKAVVDGEYDHLPESAFYMVGGIDEVIAKAEKMAHDA, encoded by the coding sequence ATGGCAACCGCCGCAGACACATACGCTCCCGCCGCGACCACCAACAATGTGGGCCGCATCAGCCAGGTCATCGGCGCCGTCGTCGACGTGACGTTCAACCAGGGCGAACTGCCGGCGATTCTCGCCGCGCTGGAAACCGACAATAACGGCAACCGTCTGGTGCTCGAAGTCGCGCAGCATCTCGGCGAGAACACCGTTCGCACGATCGCGATGGACACGACCGAGGGCCTGACCCGCGGCCAGACCGTCACCGACACCGGCTCGCAGATCCGCGTCCCCGTCGGCCCGCAGACGCTGGGGCGCATCCTCAACGTCATCGGCGAGCCGATCGACGAGCGCGGCCCCGTCGGCCACACGCAGACCATGCCGATCCACGCCTCGGCGCCCCTCTTCGTCGATCAGTCGACCGAGAGCGCGATCCTCGTCACCGGCATCAAGGTCATCGATCTGCTCGCGCCCTATGCCAAGGGCGGCAAGATCGGCCTGTTCGGCGGCGCCGGCGTCGGCAAGACCGTGCTGATCCAGGAGTTGATCAACAACATCGCCAAGGGCCATGGCGGCACCTCGGTGTTTGCCGGCGTCGGCGAGCGCACCCGTGAGGGTAACGATCTGTACCACGAATTCCTCGACGCCGGCGTTATCGCCAAGGATGCCGACGGCAACCCGACTCCCGAGGGCTCGAAGGTCGCGCTCGTGTTCGGCCAGATGAACGAGCCCCCCGGCGCCCGCGCCCGCGTCGCGCTGTCGGGCCTGACGATCGCCGAATATTTCCGCGATGTCGAAGGCCAGGACGTTCTGTTCTTCGTCGACAACATCTTCCGCTTCACCCAGGCCGGTTCGGAAGTGTCGGCACTGCTCGGCCGTATTCCGTCGGCAGTGGGCTATCAGCCGACGCTGTCGACCGACATGGGCGCGCTGCAAGAGCGCATCACCTCGACCAACAAGGGCTCGATCACGAGCGTTCAGGCGATCTATGTGCCGGCCGACGATCTTACCGATCCGGCGCCTGCCACGTCGTTCGCTCACTTGGACGCGACGACCAACCTCAACCGTGCGATTTCCGAGCTCGGCATCTACCCGGCAGTCGATCCCCTCGACTCGACGTCGCGCGTGCTGACCCCGGCGATCGTCGGCCAGGAGCATTACGACACCGCTCGCCGCGTCCAGGAGACGCTGCAGAAGTACAAGTCGCTGCAGGACATCATCGCCATTCTCGGCATGGACGAGCTGTCGGAGGAAGATAAGTCGACCGTCAGCCGTGCGCGGAAGATCCAGCGCTTCCTCAGCCAGCCGTTCCACGTCGCCGAGGTCTTCACCGGCATCAGCGGCAAGTTCGTGCAGGTCGAGGACACGGTCCGCTCGTTCAAGGCGGTCGTCGACGGCGAATATGATCACCTGCCGGAGAGCGCTTTCTACATGGTCGGCGGCATCGACGAAGTGATCGCTAAGGCCGAAAAGATGGCGCACGACGCGTAA
- a CDS encoding ATP synthase F1 subunit epsilon gives MLHFELVTPEKLVRSEDVYMVVVPGSEGDFGVLEGHAPLMSTIRDGALAIYRTEKGEPETIAIVGGFAEVSETGLTVLAEAVA, from the coding sequence ATGCTCCACTTCGAACTCGTCACGCCAGAAAAGCTCGTCCGCAGCGAGGACGTGTACATGGTCGTCGTCCCCGGCAGCGAGGGCGATTTCGGTGTGCTCGAGGGCCACGCCCCGCTCATGTCGACGATCCGCGACGGCGCACTGGCAATCTATCGCACCGAAAAGGGCGAACCCGAGACGATCGCGATCGTCGGCGGTTTTGCCGAGGTCAGCGAAACCGGCCTCACCGTGCTAGCCGAGGCAGTTGCCTGA
- a CDS encoding CpaF family protein, whose amino-acid sequence MSAFGRRPGTKSGPGSRPAFGVARPMQGSAARPAEVEPVGGEQFPPLPMPGETVDTLSSGAMPGANHEAMQRLAERHATSGDAGNSRVEGFESSIHKIKEQVLPRLLERVDPEAAATLDKDELAEEFRPIIGEVLAELKLTLNRREQFALEKVLVDELLGLGPLEELLSDPTITDIMVNGPDQTYVERKGQLVLAPIQFRDEEHLFQIAQRICNSVGRRVDQTTPLADARLKDGSRVNVIVPPLSLRGTAISIRKFSDKPITLDMMAGFGSMSPKMATALKIAGASRFNVVISGGTGSGKTTMLNALSKMIDPGERVLTIEDAAELRLQQPHWLPLETRPANLEGQGEISIRDLVKNALRMRPDRIILGEIRGSECFDMLSAMNTGHDGSMCTLHANSPREALARMENMVMMSDIKVPKEAISRQIADSVELIIQVKRLRDGSRRVTNVTEVIGMEGPVIVTQELFKFEYLDESADGKIIGEYRSMGLRPYTLEKARQFGFDQAFLEACL is encoded by the coding sequence ATGAGTGCATTTGGGCGTCGCCCCGGAACCAAGTCTGGCCCAGGCAGCCGGCCCGCATTCGGCGTCGCCCGCCCGATGCAAGGCAGCGCAGCGCGCCCTGCCGAGGTCGAGCCGGTCGGTGGCGAGCAGTTCCCGCCACTGCCGATGCCAGGTGAAACGGTCGACACGCTGTCCTCGGGCGCCATGCCGGGCGCCAATCACGAGGCGATGCAGCGGCTCGCCGAGCGCCATGCGACGTCGGGCGATGCCGGCAACAGCCGGGTCGAAGGTTTCGAAAGCTCGATTCACAAGATCAAGGAACAGGTGCTGCCGCGCCTGCTCGAACGCGTCGATCCCGAAGCCGCCGCCACGCTCGACAAGGATGAGCTGGCGGAGGAATTCCGCCCGATCATCGGCGAGGTGCTGGCCGAACTGAAGCTGACGCTCAACCGCCGCGAACAATTCGCGCTGGAAAAGGTGTTGGTCGACGAATTGCTCGGTCTCGGACCACTCGAAGAACTGCTCAGCGATCCGACGATCACCGACATCATGGTCAACGGTCCGGACCAGACCTATGTCGAGCGCAAGGGCCAGCTGGTCCTCGCGCCGATTCAGTTCCGCGACGAGGAGCATCTGTTCCAGATCGCGCAGCGCATCTGCAACTCGGTCGGCCGTCGCGTAGATCAGACCACGCCGCTGGCCGACGCCCGCCTTAAGGACGGCAGCCGCGTCAACGTCATCGTGCCACCGCTCTCGCTTCGCGGCACGGCGATCTCGATTCGTAAATTCTCCGACAAGCCGATCACGCTCGACATGATGGCCGGGTTCGGCTCGATGAGCCCGAAGATGGCCACCGCGCTGAAGATCGCCGGCGCCAGCCGCTTCAACGTGGTCATTTCGGGCGGTACCGGTTCGGGCAAGACGACGATGCTCAACGCTTTGTCCAAGATGATCGACCCGGGCGAACGGGTGCTGACGATCGAGGACGCCGCGGAACTCCGCCTGCAGCAGCCGCACTGGTTGCCGCTGGAAACCCGCCCAGCCAATCTCGAAGGTCAGGGCGAGATCAGCATCCGCGATCTCGTGAAGAACGCGCTGCGTATGCGCCCGGATCGCATCATCCTGGGCGAAATTCGCGGGTCGGAGTGTTTCGACATGCTCTCGGCCATGAACACCGGCCACGATGGATCCATGTGTACGCTGCACGCCAACTCGCCGCGCGAGGCACTGGCGCGTATGGAGAACATGGTGATGATGTCGGACATCAAGGTGCCGAAGGAAGCCATCTCCCGCCAGATCGCCGACTCGGTCGAGCTGATCATCCAGGTGAAGCGCCTGCGCGACGGCTCGCGCCGGGTGACCAACGTGACCGAAGTGATCGGCATGGAAGGCCCGGTGATCGTCACGCAGGAATTGTTCAAGTTCGAATATCTCGACGAAAGCGCCGACGGCAAGATTATCGGCGAATACCGCTCGATGGGCCTGCGCCCCTACACGCTGGAGAAAGCGCGGCAATTCGGCTTCGACCAGGCATTCCTGGAAGCGTGCCTGTAA
- a CDS encoding Fe2+-dependent dioxygenase — protein MLIMIANVLDADSLRSVRDKLRDMAHVDGRQTAGREARMVKRNEQVDRTDPALSELQDLVVDRLLDNRLFQMATRPHLVRPPLFSRYEPGMAYGSHVDDAMMGGMRTDLSVTVFLSEPDEYDGGELVIESAAGEQDVKLPAGSAVVYPTTFLHRVAPVVSGERRAAVTWVRSLVRDAAARELLFDLETARHALFERLGKTPELDLLAKTQSNLLRRWAED, from the coding sequence ATGCTGATCATGATTGCCAACGTACTGGACGCCGATAGTCTCCGGTCGGTGCGAGATAAGCTGCGCGACATGGCACATGTCGACGGCCGGCAGACCGCCGGGCGGGAGGCGCGCATGGTCAAGCGCAACGAGCAGGTAGATCGTACCGATCCTGCATTGTCCGAGTTGCAGGATCTGGTGGTCGATCGGTTGCTGGACAATCGCCTGTTCCAGATGGCGACACGGCCGCACCTGGTGCGCCCGCCGCTGTTCAGCCGCTACGAACCCGGCATGGCCTATGGCAGCCATGTCGACGATGCCATGATGGGCGGCATGCGCACCGATCTGTCGGTCACCGTGTTCCTGTCGGAGCCGGACGAATATGACGGCGGCGAACTGGTGATCGAATCCGCCGCCGGCGAACAGGACGTGAAGCTGCCCGCCGGCTCGGCCGTGGTCTATCCGACGACGTTCCTGCACCGGGTGGCGCCGGTCGTGTCGGGCGAACGACGCGCCGCCGTCACCTGGGTACGCAGCCTCGTCCGCGATGCCGCCGCACGCGAGCTTCTGTTCGATCTGGAAACCGCGCGCCATGCCTTGTTCGAGCGCCTCGGCAAGACGCCTGAGCTCGACCTGCTGGCCAAGACTCAATCCAACCTGCTGCGCCGTTGGGCGGAAGACTGA
- a CDS encoding LysM peptidoglycan-binding domain-containing protein, translating to MPDHVVAKGETLGGIAARYGTTWQELAAANDMRNANLIRIGQRLRVPDRSGRASPASGPAANGAGATRRAAPPPPPPRPAPGREDSTNLFLGKLMEFGNAQAKADFEAGKRVVVALRTPTNYRDNPNGQYDDKIAVLRKLSDGTVQMRTFDGSTEPAGAYAHGQRRAARGSHTDMNKDGKMDLGRLVLGNYRYRKRVGNFMNAVAFRATRTQVAERDTNQDGNFDANDSNRIDRSGAQQSILIHRGGSERFTGSAACQTIKPSQYQSFLAAISITSQPEFSYVLARR from the coding sequence ATGCCGGATCATGTCGTTGCCAAAGGCGAGACCTTGGGCGGTATCGCCGCCCGCTACGGGACGACATGGCAGGAACTTGCCGCTGCCAACGACATGCGCAATGCCAACCTGATTCGGATCGGCCAGCGGCTGCGGGTCCCGGATCGCAGCGGCCGCGCAAGTCCGGCAAGCGGGCCCGCTGCCAATGGCGCAGGCGCCACTCGCCGCGCCGCGCCGCCTCCACCGCCGCCCCGTCCTGCCCCGGGCCGCGAGGACAGCACCAATCTGTTCCTGGGCAAGCTGATGGAATTCGGCAACGCACAGGCAAAGGCCGATTTCGAGGCAGGCAAGCGCGTCGTGGTCGCGTTGCGGACCCCGACCAACTACCGCGACAATCCGAACGGCCAGTATGACGACAAGATCGCCGTGCTGCGCAAACTGAGCGACGGCACGGTCCAGATGCGCACGTTCGATGGGTCCACCGAACCCGCCGGTGCCTATGCCCATGGACAAAGGCGCGCGGCCAGGGGCTCGCACACGGACATGAACAAGGACGGCAAGATGGACCTCGGCCGGCTCGTGCTCGGCAATTACCGCTATCGCAAGCGCGTGGGCAATTTCATGAACGCGGTCGCCTTTCGCGCGACACGGACGCAGGTCGCTGAGCGCGACACGAACCAGGACGGCAATTTCGACGCGAACGACAGTAATCGGATCGACCGCAGCGGCGCACAGCAATCGATCCTGATCCATCGCGGCGGGTCGGAGCGTTTCACTGGGTCCGCGGCCTGCCAGACGATCAAGCCCAGCCAGTATCAATCCTTCCTCGCTGCCATCTCCATCACTTCGCAACCGGAATTCAGCTATGTCCTTGCACGCCGTTGA
- a CDS encoding alpha/beta hydrolase, which yields MRRRVAQHLAIGLAACVLAVPAQAQNDRMTPIATPAQPTAIDLGTGPLPGASVAESWHSQYGSVFARNVTIATLTPFLPDPAKATGAAVVVAPGGGFRTLSMQNEGYDVARALAAQGVAAFVLKYRLIQTPKDMPAFERSMSEMFSGVARAPRPKPDEAMAALAPQIADARAAFALVRRRAGEWHVDPNKIGMVGFSAGAMLTMATTLAGQDAKPAFIGNIYGPLSAVTVPAGAPPMFVALAADDPLFGNGGYGLIDSWRAAKRPVEFHLYEQGGHGFGMYPKTTTSTGWFDAFSRWLGMHGMLTYAR from the coding sequence ATGCGGCGCAGGGTGGCGCAGCATCTCGCGATCGGTCTGGCCGCTTGCGTGCTGGCGGTGCCCGCCCAGGCCCAGAATGATCGGATGACGCCGATCGCCACGCCGGCGCAGCCAACGGCGATCGACCTCGGCACCGGCCCCCTGCCCGGCGCGTCCGTCGCGGAATCGTGGCACAGTCAATATGGCAGCGTGTTCGCGCGCAACGTCACCATCGCCACGCTCACACCCTTCCTGCCCGATCCGGCCAAGGCGACCGGCGCAGCCGTGGTGGTGGCGCCCGGCGGCGGCTTCCGCACCCTGTCGATGCAGAATGAGGGCTATGACGTCGCGCGCGCGCTGGCCGCGCAGGGCGTGGCGGCATTCGTGCTGAAGTATCGCCTGATCCAGACGCCCAAGGACATGCCGGCGTTCGAACGGTCGATGAGCGAGATGTTCTCGGGCGTCGCGCGCGCGCCGCGGCCGAAGCCCGACGAGGCGATGGCGGCGCTGGCGCCGCAGATCGCCGATGCACGCGCCGCCTTCGCGCTGGTCCGCCGCCGCGCCGGCGAATGGCATGTCGATCCCAACAAGATCGGCATGGTCGGCTTTTCGGCCGGCGCCATGCTGACGATGGCGACGACGCTGGCCGGGCAGGATGCCAAGCCCGCGTTTATCGGCAACATCTACGGTCCTCTGTCCGCGGTGACCGTCCCGGCCGGCGCGCCGCCGATGTTCGTCGCGCTCGCCGCCGACGATCCGCTGTTCGGCAATGGCGGGTACGGGCTGATCGACAGCTGGCGCGCGGCCAAGCGCCCGGTCGAGTTCCACCTGTACGAACAAGGCGGGCACGGCTTCGGCATGTATCCCAAGACCACGACCAGCACCGGCTGGTTCGATGCCTTTTCGCGCTGGCTCGGCATGCATGGGATGCTGACATACGCGCGTTGA
- a CDS encoding aspartyl protease family protein, translated as MSRIGAAVGIRSTTNPRRRACLLAATFVLLSAAAPAATDTLAPDTEARWVFFDLTPGNQIRFAMTVDGRPVTAILDTGVSYTALSRSYVDAHRLAVRRGGSASAIGGVVPIGWIDTRAMQIGGLTRAGGSISVATLPANATGSTRPIELLVGRDLLEGYALDIDYDARRFRLLPSGRMPFLGATAPLAVSRDRLVYVGEVTLNGRRMRPMIVDTGDGNAITFSAEAWSTARLVARARTSTISFGLGGAIVTDLAILDELATGTLIARNVEVQLEPARGFSQAMGMAGRIGSGFLQNYRVLLDPTAGHMVLKPGARADLPPLRSTSGLLVAAEPDRLRVLHVMRGSPAAQGEWRAGDLICMVDDMPIPQDYAGSAMASWSIGDTGRVVAFDMCDGSKRRLALRNFY; from the coding sequence TTGAGCCGGATCGGCGCGGCCGTTGGGATCAGGAGCACGACCAACCCCCGCAGGCGCGCGTGCCTGCTCGCCGCAACCTTCGTCCTGCTCTCCGCCGCCGCGCCCGCCGCGACGGACACGCTTGCGCCCGACACCGAGGCCCGCTGGGTATTCTTCGATCTGACGCCGGGTAACCAGATCCGCTTCGCCATGACGGTCGATGGACGGCCGGTCACCGCCATCCTGGATACCGGGGTCAGCTACACAGCGCTGTCGCGTTCCTATGTCGATGCGCACCGGCTTGCCGTGCGGCGTGGCGGCAGCGCCAGCGCGATCGGTGGCGTCGTGCCGATCGGCTGGATCGACACGCGCGCGATGCAGATCGGCGGCCTGACGCGGGCTGGCGGCAGCATCAGCGTGGCGACGCTGCCGGCGAACGCGACGGGCAGCACCCGTCCGATCGAGCTGTTGGTCGGGCGCGACCTGCTCGAGGGCTATGCGCTGGACATCGATTATGATGCGCGGCGCTTCCGCCTGCTCCCCTCAGGCCGCATGCCCTTTCTCGGGGCGACCGCGCCGCTTGCCGTATCGCGCGATCGATTGGTCTATGTTGGCGAGGTGACGCTGAACGGGCGTCGGATGCGCCCGATGATCGTCGATACGGGCGATGGCAACGCGATCACCTTCTCCGCCGAAGCATGGTCGACCGCCCGGCTGGTCGCGCGGGCGCGTACCTCGACGATCTCGTTCGGCCTGGGCGGCGCGATCGTCACCGATCTGGCGATCCTTGATGAGCTCGCCACCGGCACGCTGATCGCCCGCAATGTCGAGGTGCAGTTGGAACCCGCGCGCGGCTTTTCGCAGGCAATGGGCATGGCGGGGCGCATCGGATCCGGCTTCCTGCAGAATTACCGCGTGCTGCTCGATCCCACGGCCGGGCACATGGTGCTGAAGCCCGGCGCGCGTGCCGATCTGCCGCCGTTGCGCTCGACCAGCGGGCTGCTGGTCGCGGCCGAACCCGATCGGCTGCGCGTGCTGCACGTCATGCGCGGCAGCCCGGCCGCGCAAGGTGAATGGCGCGCTGGCGATCTGATCTGCATGGTGGACGACATGCCGATCCCGCAGGATTATGCCGGCAGCGCGATGGCAAGCTGGTCGATCGGCGACACCGGCCGCGTGGTGGCATTCGACATGTGCGACGGGTCGAAACGCCGCCTGGCACTGCGCAACTTCTACTGA